A segment of the Thermothielavioides terrestris NRRL 8126 chromosome 3, complete sequence genome:
AGAACTGAGAGCTCGCAACGGTGGCGATGGAGCCCTGGGAACTTcccgcgctcgaggccgagtccCAGCCAGAAGAACTCTTCAGTCCGGGAAGTTGAGTCCGCCTTCTCCAGAGGTTCTTCGCCCGCTTTGCTAGTGTGTCCATTGGCGCGGCAAGGGCGTGGTGGGCCTGGTCCAGGTCGTGCTTGAACTTGCTGGTTTTGGGGCAGAGACCGCAAGCCCAGCGCGCGGTCAATGCTGGCtggcctgctgctgtcctGTGCTTTTATGAGCTTGGCGGCGAGGCTCGAAGGCAGCAGCgagggtcgtcgttaaagaggtcccgccaagactaatttcggagactgccgcgtacaagtaattacaaatcggcaggccacgacgacttcgagcaacatcaactacgaacaatcgcaaagactcgtcgcaacaacttgataaaaactcaaccaaatcgaaaaaaaaagaaaacgaggataacctataccctaactataacccgcatcctaaccttaacctaaaccaTACCTAGTAGaggggctagcgccgctCCCCGTACCCCAGtgaactaacccttggcgatagagcaaacgccttggcgatagtggctacgtaataacgttgtaaaaactcagccgacaattggccgaaattagtcttggcgggacctctttaacgtccaccgcAGCGAGGGGGCTGAGCCatataaaaagaaaaagcCCCGTACGGATGATGGCTCAGCCGCTCAGAAGAGTCAGGGGCCAATCTCCCCTGATTCActcagcaccaccgccacgaTTCGATCTCACCAGATATGGAGGGGAGCGGCAGAGAACTCGTCGATTATGTTGATCGTTCCCtgcaggaggaagaggaattTCACTTTCTCCGTTTCGAGTTCCTGCAGCGTCTCAACATCGCCCAACTCCAGCTTGACCTCGTCCGACTCAAGAGCAACATCAGACGCAGCAATGTGCTCTCCAACGAGGACAAGCAAACTTTACACACGAAGTTGAGGGATTACGGTACCACGCCCCTAAGACGGCCTGTAGAGTCGACTCCTCTCAGCAACTAACTAGAGGAGGCAGCAACTGCCATCCGCGATTACAAAGAACTCCGGAACAAACGGAGCGTCCCCAAGAAGGAGATGCGAAAGCGCAGGCTACTACTGCAGCGCTACTTTGCGTCCCACgggctcggcgtcgacgacttCCACTCGCACTACTCGTACTTCTCCGAAGACGTGGACGCCCATGCCAAGATCGATCCGCTGCGGCAGGCGCTGATGCGCCGTCTCCCTACGTGGTTCACCTTCTCCCAGCACGAGAAGGCCGAGCGCAAGAAAGAGTACAGCGAGGGCAAAAGACCCAAGGAGGTCTCGGCGCCCGTCGACAGGCTGGCCCGCTTTCTGATCGCCTTCACCGGCGGTAGCTTCCTCATCGTCCCCATGGTCATCATGTCGCTCGACCCGTCCCAGACGAAGAGCTTGATCACGGTCTCCTTGGCCGTACTTCTTTTCATCCTTCTCCTGTCGTTTGGGATCCGCGTGTCGAATGTCGAGACACTGGTTGCTACAGCTACATATGCCGCCGTGCTCGTCGTGTTTGTGGGGACCAGCAGCGGGAACACCGGTGGGCAATGAGCTTGCCAGACACAGTTGTCTCCTTCAATCTTCAATCTATGATAGTTATCTAGGAACGACTATTGTCTGGCCGATGCGGCTTGTGGAGCTGCGAACAACGACGGTAGGTGACCAGCTAATGTTGCCGTAGGGGGTAGGGAAAAGGGAAACAAGCGCAgctaaaaaaaaaaaaaaaaaaaaaaaaaaaaaaaaaaaaaaaaaaaaaaaaaaaaaaaaaaaataaataaataaataaataaataaataaaaaaaataaaaaaaataaaaaaaataaaaaataaaaaaataaaaaaaaaataaaaaaaaaataaaaaaataaaaaaataaaaaaataaaaaaaataaaaataaaaaaataaaaaaaataaaaaaataaaaaaaataaaaataaaaaaataaaaaaaataaaaaaataaaaaaataaaaataaaaataaaaataaataaataaataaataaataaataaataaataaataaataaataaataaataaataaataaataaataaataaataaataaataaataaataaataaatgTCGCGTACCACACTGGCCCCCTGTCTGTGGCTCTGGCACCTGTGGGGCTCTCGCTCTGGCCTGTGGGGCTGtgtcacacgcaactgtggcaagggcacccatgaccgcaccgcggtcaggggtgacgagtGTTCCCTTAAAAGAGGGACCTCGCCCacaaccccttcgtagaGAACCAGACTGTATCAACATACTTTTGTAACAcatactagtgttcaggagtgccgcctcatcagctgacgaggctgagaggcattgatctttctcaccctcacACGTTTACTGCCAGATGGTCACCAAGGACTATCTGCGTGTAACAGGCTGAGCTCCCACCtgtgtatatagatcttagctCTCCTCCTATCTACtaggaggagctccctcgATCAACATCCTCTTCTCTCCGGCTCTCGCTCAGCCACCTGATGTGCCCTTGCCTCCTCTCCTCAGTTATAAGCCCGGTTCGCGCTTCAAAATCACCTTCAAGGAAGTTCTTTGTAGGGCTATCTTTTACTTCCTTTCTTCTATCTTCTAGCCTTTCGCAACCACTGTGGCATCTCTCGTGTGCTCTTGCGATTGAGAGCGCCTTCGATCGTCGACTTCCGacctcctttttttttcgagCCCCTTTTCTTTTTCGGAACGTTCGGATCTCCTGACCTCTTGCAACCTCGGCTACTGCCCGCTAAGCCACTAGCGTGTGTACTACGGCTATCCTTGGGAGCGATCGATAGGCGGCCCTACTATTCAGGGGGTGCCACGGTTCTGGAAGATCCTtttcctcgcccgcctctACGAGGCAAGGTACTtcctatagcctttttcgGCTTTGCTGTAGAGACCTAAGATCCTAGTGGCCTTCCTAATTAGCTAGCACCATAGAATCAGGTGCTAGGTGCACTACAATGGTGACTATAGACTTTAGGTGTCTACAGTTCCTTACCTAGTTCTTTAGCTCCTAATGTAGCATATACTCTATACCTAATTGGAGTTGTAGCCTAAGAGGGCCCAGTGACGGTTCCTAGCTCTCTAGAATAACTAGGGAGTGCTAAAGGAACTGGAAGGGTAGGCTCCTCCCTACTCTCCTATTAAACTAGGGGGTATAGAAGTACTCGAGTACTAGGGCTAGGGCTTAAACGAGGAACCTATTGGTAgtctttatactctaaacCGTTTCCAAAGCTATACTAGGAACACCTAGACGTATTTAGAGAGAGCGGCTACCCCTACTAATCACAGGGCTAGCAATGACAGTAGAACAGAGATTTGCTATATTAGTAGAGGCCTCTAATATAAGCGTTGGCACGATTGTTGCTAATATAGTGGTACGCCTAGGAGTGCTAGCTAGGGCAGCCCAATGGCGGGTGCTACTCCACTATCTAGCTAGGGTAGTACAACGGCAAGTACTGCTACTACAGTCGACACTCCTAGCAGTGAAGGTCAGTTCGACTACTACTACTGTGGTCGATACTCCCAACAGTAGAGGTTAGTTCAACTACTTTTCTTATTAACGAACCTGTcaatagctctagctaaCGTAGCCGATAGAGGCAACTGTAGGCCTTAATAGCCTTGTCAGGCACCTGTTTTTTCCTTTGTTCGAGGGATAGATCTATAGATAGGATTTCTAGATCTGTGGCCCAATGTGCCTTACGTTTTTTACAGACCCGCTCCTTAGAGCGCGTCTAGGGGGTATATCGTGTACTACACTGGCCCTCtgtctatagctctagcaccTGTGGGGCTCTCGCTCTGGCCTATAGGGCTGAGCTCCTACCtatgtatatagatctcAGCTCTCCTCCCACCTACTGGGAGGAGCTCCCTCGATCAACATCCTCTTCTCTCCGGCTCTCGCTCAGCCACCTGATgtgccctcgcctcctctccccaataaataaataaataaataaataaataaataaataaataaataaataaataaataaataaataaataaataaataaataaataaataaataaataaataaataaataaataaataaataaataaataaataaataaataaataaataaataaaataaaaaaaataaaaataaaaaataaaaaaataaaataaaaaataaaataaaataaaataaaataaaataaaaaagTATTTAAGAACGATGAGATGAAGCAATAAACAGGTAATTCTTAGCAAGCTCTCAGGTACGCTCCTGCTGTCTATCATTTGTCCCATTTGCTTAGGTCCACTGAGCTATCACTCTCGTGTCCGCCTCCCTTCCCCTTGCCCTTCGGAGTCTTGGTCATGGTCTTTCGGGCTGTGCTCGGGTAAACCCGCTTCGTACGCTTCGCCGTGCGAGTTGGGGTTTCGGCATCGACATCGTCGTTCTTGGTTGTAGCGCGTTTGCGCTTCGGTGCTGTAACAACGGTGGTGTTCGATTTGTGCTAGCGACCGGCCGTTTCTGGTGCTGGGGTTCTCGGCATCGCGACTCCGCGCTTAGTGGTAGACGTCTGCGTCGTGGCCGCTTTTTCTTTCGTCGACGCGGTTCTCGAGGTTCCGTTGGGACACATCGGGAATGTCGAGATTGGGAATTTGGGTCGTCGTGTCGACGTTCGCGGTGGCCAGTTTGGTCCAGGAGGCGACGCCCTTTATAaaagcgtagtagctatatactaaggttGTTAATATCCTAGGTAAGCTGACGCAGTCCTGAAGGACTGCCTTCAACAACGCGCGCACGCATCGTGtccccgcccagcccgcgTTGCTCCCGCCGTCCGCCACCGACCGGACTCCGACTCGCGGCCCGCCCCGTGCCCCGACCAACTCCCCTGCGACCCCGAGTCGCCGCGGGGCCCTCGTGCCGTATAATCCTCCCGCCCCCTCCCGGGATCGGTCCAGCCAGCTGGTTGGACGCTTGACTCATCGTCTGATAAGCGATGAGGAGGCCCAATGGCGGGACATGCGTCACCTTGTCGACGCCATTACGACGGTTGTCAACACAAACAACCGCCTTGTCGACCACGTCCTGAGCTCGCCCCAGTCCGGCTCCTCCCCGCTTCTGACAATTGAATACTGATGCCCCCGACTGTCCCTATTAATTATTGCGGCGGTCCTAGAAACCAAACAAAATAGAACCACACGTCTGGCCGACGTCTAATATATCTATGGGTACATTGCTGTTGAAACTTTTTtcctctttttttttccttttgAACAGTCCAGTTTTACTCTATGTTTTTCCACTTGTTGTTTCCCCTTCGCTGTTGTTTTCCTTTCCCTGttgttttgttttccttcttcgtttttttttttttttttttttttttttttttttttttttttttttttttttttttttttttttttttttttttttttttttctcatttgttttcctttttccttttttttttcatttgttttccctttcccttttccttttttccttttttcctttttttttccttttttccttttttttttccttttttccttttttttacGAGCCTATATTGTGGGCCACGCGCCTGTTGTAATCTGCGACAAGGCCCAGcggacctcgccggcggcgccgatgtCCATGCCCGGCTGGTACGTCTCCGGCAGCAGACCGTAGCTCTCGACCACCAGCATGCCGTCGCGGTCCACGTTGATGCGCATCGGCCGCGTCTTGGACTGGAAGAATTCCAGgcgctcctcgtcgctgcAGCCGATGGTGACCGACGCGTAGCCCGTTTCGTTGTGCAGGGCCAGGTGTTGTTCCGTTACGGAGCGCATTCGCATttggggtgggggggggaacggggaaagggggaaaggggaacCCGCCTTGCCGATCTGAATCAACGGAAGAATGGCACTACTTGGATGAGTTGGGTAGCAGCAAGATGAATGGCAAGTGACTCCTCAAGCCCGTGTCTCTGCTCACGCGACGCGGCTCATCCgttactaccttatattgtAGAGGACAGGGCGCGATACAAGCCATCGACGATGCAGTGTCCCTCGGccctccccccttttcccccCGGGGTCTTCCGCTATCAGGGTGGCCCATCTGATTCGCCACATCCAACACGTTCCAACAGACCACAGTCGGGGTTGGCGACGATTCCACGCATGCTTGCCAGATTCATTGAATAGGGAGATTGCTTTCCCTTGACTCTAGACTTATTTAAGGATCAAGCGGCGGATGCAACCCGCCTACCGAGTTTCGTTACATTGACCGTTTCTGGGCGTGGCGGGCTGTCCGTGTCCCCGGGCCGGATCGCCAACATCGCgtccgcgtcggcgagcCTAGACCGACTGAACTGAATCTCTTCGCCTCTCAGGTGTGACGACACAGCACACGTAACCGGGTGCCATATCCGACCAACTGGTCGAACCGCGTCGGAGGTTTTACCTGTTCATTGGATCCTGGCATGCGGATTCCCACGCTCCGAGGACCCGGTTCGGGAGTAGCCGCATCAACCCCCCCCGCCCTTGCTGTCGCTCGCTAGATCCATTGGTGGATGATTTCGGGGATTAACAAAACAAGAAAGGACGGCGTCGAAAACACCGGGACAAAAGAATCGCAAAGCTTGCCGTGGGGCCGAACATCACCGAATCCATCGACCTGTTCAGGGCGTCTCGCGGATGGTCGGTCCTGACAGCCACGGCGCAATGCGGTTATAAACTCGAGACCGCGCTCCCTCGAGGCTTGCCTGAGCCACTGCCCAACAATCTCCTCTGATCAGGCTCCTGAAGATGAAGTCTATCGCCACCCTCATTCTtctggctggcggcgctgccggccagcAATCGGCCTACGGACAGTGCGGCGGCATCAATTACTCCGGCCCTACCAGCTGCGTGGCAGGATACGCGTGTACCTCGTGGAACCCATACTATTACCAGTGCGTACCTGGGACTGCCACCCCTACCCCGACTCCGACATCACACACATCGACTGCCGTGACGACGACCTCCACTTCCAAGTCGACATCCTCTACCAAGACGAGCACAGTTTCCACAAAGACGACGTCCTCGTCCACCACCGGCCCGACGGCCACTGGTTTTGCGAAGACTAACGGGCTGCTGTTCGAGATTGACGGCGTCACCAAGTACTTCGCCGGCACGAACTGCTACTGGTGCGGCTTCCTGACTTCGAATGGCGATGTCGACCACGTGTTCGCCGACATGGCCGCCGCGGGATTCAAGGTCGTTAGAGTCTGGGGCTTCAACGACGTCAACACCATTCCTTTGACCGGAACCGTCTGGTACCAGTATCTGTCTGCCAGCGGCTCCCAGATCAACACCGGCGAGTACGGTCTGCAGAGGCTCGACTATGTCgtctcgtcggcggcagcccACGGATTGAAGCTGATCATCAACTTCGTCAATAACTGGAACGACTACGGCGGCATCAATGCTTACGTGAACGCCTTTGGCGGAAATGCGTCCACCTGGTACACCAACACGGCGGCACAGGCTCAGTATCAGAAATACATCGAGGCTGTCGTGAGCAGGTACAAGGACTCGACTGCTGTCTTTGCCTGGGAGCTCGCGAACGAGCCGAGATGCAGCGGCTGCGATGGGTAAGTAAACTCAGCCGTTAATTTATGTGGGAAGTTTTTAACATAACTCAGGTCCGTCATCTACAACTGGGCGGCCACCACTTCTCGGTACATCAAGTCCCTCGATCCTAACCACATGGTCACCATGGGCGACGAGGGCTTTGGCCCCCTGGCGGGAGGGGACGGCAGCTACCCCTACCAGACCGGCGCAGGCGGCTACACGTGGGTGGATAACCTGAACATCTCCACGCTGGACTTCGGCACGCTGCACCTGTATCCCGACAGCTGTGAGTAAGGGATTCCCGTTTCGCAGGGAATTATTCGCTAACATCGAGCTCTCAGGGGGCCAGCCGTACAGCTGGGGAGATCTTTGGATTTCGACCCATGGCGCCGCGTGCGTGAATGCGAACAAGCCCTGCATCCTCGAAGAGTGTAAGTCCAGTCCGGTGTTACCTGCTAGCTCCACAGTTCCGATGAGATGGACGGACGATTTGCTAATAGGCTGGCTGGAAAAACAGACGGAGGAGGCAACAACTGCACGGTCGAAAACCCGTGGCAGGCGACGGCCTTGGGAACCAAGGGAATTGCCGGAGACATGTTCTGGCAGTACGGCGATACGCTCCCCAGCTGCAACTGCCAGACCTCCCAGGACGGGAACACCGTCTACTACAACCAGGGCAACTGGGACTGCATGGTCACGCAGCACGTCGCGGCAATCAATGCTTCATGAGTCCAGGTTAAGTCCAGATTAGTTTGAGATTGAACCTAGCCCTAGCACCACGAGCGTTTGACCGTGAGTTGATGACATTGTTAAGTGTTACATGGATGGACTTTGAGTCTCACGTGGATAAACTTCGTGGCTATCCTTCACAGGCATGCCAATGCACGTAATGGCAGCACTTAACTGAGACACGTGCTTGCGTAGGGAAGGATGGCGTAGAACAGATTCCGGAAGACCGCTGCAAGGTACTATACGGCACCCCTCCGATAGCTCGACACAAGGTGCATAGAGTCAGGCCTGGACTGGCGTGGCACATACACAGTAGTCTAAGGGGGAGGAACCAGTCAGTAGAGTGTGAAATGCGGTACGCTCGTCTTGGGCTATCCACGCTGTGATATACATGAATGCAACCCGACATCAGCTGGTAGTCAGCTATCAGCTCCTCCCCGCTCTGTCCGTCCCTTCAGGACGCCAGCTCATGCGTTCTTCATGCTGACCTCAACGCCGGATTAAATTTTACCTCGGCATGCACGCGGACGCACCAAGCAGGCAACTGGCAGTATCCCATCCTCTTTGGCAAATGCTTGCCGGGTAAGACACTTGTGATAGACCACAATAGGGGACTGGCCCCGCGGAGTTCGATGCTCGTTTCTGGAACGCCAGGCCATGTGAAGCCCACAGCGAAGCCGCCAGGTGCCGTGAGTTCGCATACCTACCACAACAGTGTCACGGGCACGAGCGAGGGTCCTGGCAGATGGTATGAGCGACCGGTGACATGACACATGACACATTATGTGCTTTTATTAAAACCCCAGTGTCCGAGCCATCCAAGCATCGCGTAACTGGTATGTGAACGGACAGCCGCACGGAAGTACTCTTTGATTATAGTGTCCAAACACAGGACGGTCGCGACAAGCGCTGGTGATATCATGGCTCTCCACAGAGGACTTGCCGCCATCGCGGTCTTCTTTTTAGTTGCCAACGCCCTCGCGGCCTCTTCGGGATTCTGGCGCGACCGTCAGACGGCaccgagcggcagcggctcgagATGCAACAGCACCTGGTTCGCGCGGACCGTGCCCGCTGGCGCCACAGTCGAGAAGGTCGCCGTCGTGCAGCAGGGCGGCACGTACGGCGAGGGCGTGGCCGACAGTGCGTATCCGACGGACCCGACCGATCTGCCCGCCCTGTGCGCGGTCACAGTCCGTGTGCAgagctcggcgtcgagcagctACCGCTTCGGCCTGTTCTTACCGGATGAATGGAACTCGAGGTTCCTCGTCGTGGGGAATGGGGGATGGGCCGGGGGGATCAACTGGCTGGATATGTGAGACCTACCCATCTATTGCTTGACCTTCAGGCGGGAATATTAACGCAAAGTCAGGGCTGTCGGGCCGCGCTCCGGCATGGCCTCCCTATCCACCGACACGGGGCATAGCTCCGGCACGACCGACAGCGCCTGGGCGCGGAGCGAGCCCGAGAAGAAGACCGACTGGGGCTGGAGAGCTGTGCACGGTTCGACAGTGCTCGGCAAGCAGCTCGTGAGCTCCTATTACGGCGACAAGCAGCGCCTCACCCGCTCGTACTACAGCGGCTGCTCAACCGGTGGCCGCCAGGGCCTCAAGGAGCTGCAGCTCTTCGCGGAGAGTTTTGACGGCGCGCTCATCGGAGCTCCCGCGTGGTGGACCTCGCACCTCAACACCTACCTGACCCAGGCCGGCCTGTACAACCTGCCGGCGACGGACGGCAAGCACCTCTCGCTCGCCGACATGTCGCTGATCGCAAACGAGGTGACGCGGCAATGCGAcagcgccgacggcgtcgccgacggcatcGTCAGCAGCCCGGAACTCTGCAAGCCCGACCTCACCCGCCTCCTCTGTCCCAGCACGACCCCCAACAACACCCTCGCGCCGTGCCTCACCCAGGCGCAAATCAACACCGCCCAGAACATCTACAACCCCTTCGTCGCCCCGGCCACTGCCAACACCACCGACGAGCACAACAGAGAAAACCAGACGAGCGCCAGCACGAACATCCTCCACCCAGGCCTGACGCCAAGCTCAGAGCCGCAGTGGtggctggtgctgggcggGGACGAGCCGTCGCCGTTCGGGGTCGGCTACGCGCGCGACTTCCTgtacgacgacggcgggtGGGACTGGCGCACCTTCGACGCGGGCGTGGTGGCcttcgccgaggcggcggacCCGGGCAACGCCACGGCGGCCGACTtcgcggcgctcgcgcgcgtccggcagcgcggcggcaagctgctgctgtACCACGGCCTCGCGGACGGGCAGATACCTGCGGGAGACACGGAGCTGTTCTTCCGCagggtggtggaggtgctTGGGGCCGGTGGCGGGAGGGGGGGCTCCGGTGCTGCGGGAGGGGAGAGGGccgggaaggaggaggagaaggcggcggcggcggatgggGTGGCGGATTTTCTGAGGATGTTTCTGGTCCCTGGGATGGGACACTGTTTTGGCACGTCGGTGGACGCACCGTGGGACTTTGGCGGAGCGATGCAGGCGGGCGTGCTGGGCAGCAGCGTGCGGTCGGTGCCGGGGTTCGAGGATGCCGATCACGACGCCCTCATGGCGCTCGTCGAGTGGGTGGAGCACGGCAGGCCGGTGGACCGTCTTGTGGCGACGACGTGGAACAGCCCGCTGGATGCAGCGTCGGGGGTGAAGCGGCAGAGACCGATCTGCGCGTGGCCGAAGAAGGCGGTTTGGGATGGCAAGGGGAATGTGGATGCGGCAGCGAGTTGGACGTGTTCGAGTTGAGCTGGTGGTTGGCTAGAGAACTTCGGCTAGAGAACTTCTAGTACTATGTACAAAAAATAAAGATAAAGATAAAGATCCAAAAAACTCTACGAATTTAGTCGAGTGTATAACTGTGAAGATGAATTGCAGGGGAGATGATGAGCCAGAGCTTTTGGCAATGACACGGATGTTGATTGCTGACGATACCATGGTCATGATATTCTATGGTAATATAGGTAGGTGGTTATGCAATCGAACAAGGGAGAAAGCCGATGCCTTGCAAAGCAAATTGTTGTCGTGAAACATCCGTTATTCAATCAAAGGCACTCGCGGACTCCTTCCCGGCCAGGCTTCCCAAATTAGGTAACAGCAAATGCCAGACGGCGAGACACTCCCAGGTCGCGATGAACGGAAAGCACGGTGGCAAGAAAGCTCACGTTCGCTTGCCGACCCACCGCCTTCCGAATGCGTTCCTAGGTGCCTGGACCCCGCCTTTCTGCCTAACGTTATCAGCTGGTCCCAAATCAGCGAATTTCTCTTGGTCAGGGTCCTGAGACAAGCGCGAGAAGAGTGACGCAAGCATTTAACAACCGATCTGATTCTAAGGACCTTGGGTGTGACGATTCAAGGCGCCTTGGGTGTGGCGCTCCGCCTCTCATGATCTGGGAGCTGCCATCGAGACGGTGACGTTCTGCACAGAAAGTTAGCGGCTCCCTAAAACTCAGTTTGGTCTCTTTGAGGAACGAAACTCGTGACAGTTCAAGATGAACCCCAGATCCGCGACTGAACCAGGTCTGCCATGTGAAACTGCTGTGGAGCAGCTGATGGTAGGGCGGGCAAGATCCATGGATGCCTGTATTTTGCACGGATAATCCGTAAATTCAGGTTGGTACAGTACCTATACTAGCTCCCAGGCAGCCGCTGCCCCGCACCACTCGAGTTTTTtggctggatcttaaagaggtcccgccaagactaatttcggccaattgtcggcaatgtttttacagcgtcagtaccccgccaagatcgccaaggggtttgcactatcgccacgggttagccacgggttagttcgccgggggtacggggggcggcgccagccccccgctggttagggttcgggtttggttagggtgcgggttaaggttagggtgcgggttaactcggttttcttttttttcgatttggttgaggtatcgtaaagttgttgcaacgagtctttgcaattgttcgttgttgatggttgttgatgttgctcgacgtcgtcgcggccccgctcacccctTGGCcatttgtaaatacttgtaaacggtaggttccgaaattagtcttggcgggacctctttaaggatAACCGTTTTTTGAGTgcgagcagcgcgtcgcGTCCAAAATTTTCCCTGTTTCACACCGCCAACCGTTATCGCACTTGAG
Coding sequences within it:
- a CDS encoding glycoside hydrolase family 5 protein (CAZy_ID 269823), whose product is MKSIATLILLAGGAAGQQSAYGQCGGINYSGPTSCVAGYACTSWNPYYYQCVPGTATPTPTPTSHTSTAVTTTSTSKSTSSTKTSTVSTKTTSSSTTGPTATGFAKTNGLLFEIDGVTKYFAGTNCYWCGFLTSNGDVDHVFADMAAAGFKVVRVWGFNDVNTIPLTGTVWYQYLSASGSQINTGEYGLQRLDYVVSSAAAHGLKLIINFVNNWNDYGGINAYVNAFGGNASTWYTNTAAQAQYQKYIEAVVSRYKDSTAVFAWELANEPRCSGCDGSVIYNWAATTSRYIKSLDPNHMVTMGDEGFGPLAGGDGSYPYQTGAGGYTWVDNLNISTLDFGTLHLYPDSWGQPYSWGDLWISTHGAACVNANKPCILEEYGGGNNCTVENPWQATALGTKGIAGDMFWQYGDTLPSCNCQTSQDGNTVYYNQGNWDCMVTQHVAAINAS